GGCGATCCGCTCGGGGATCAACAGCGTCGGAGTAGGTCAGGCCGAGGCCGCCCGCGCGGTCGGGCTGACGTTCGCGCAGACCCTGTCTCAGGTCGTCCTGCCGCAGGCTGTCCGGTCGGTCATCCCCCCGCTCATCAACGTGCTCGTCGCGCTCACGAAGAACACGTCGGTCGCCGCCGGGTTCGCCGTGGTCGAGCTGACGGGCACCGGCCGACGGCTCTCGCTCGCGAACCCGGGCGACAGCCTGTGGGTCCTCGTCGGCGTCGCCGCGTTCTATCTGCTCATCACCGTCCCGTCCGGCATCGCCGCAGGGGTCGTCGAACGGAAGGTGGCGTTCTCGCGATGAGCTCGATCCTCTACGACTCCCCCGGGCCGGTCAGCCGCCGACGCGAGCTCATCGGATCGATCGTCGGCGGTGCCGTCCTGCTCGCGCTGGTCGGCGCCGGACTGTGGTTCGCTGCGGGGCGCGGCGTCTTCTCGTCGAGCCGATGGGACGTCCTCTACGCACCACCGAAGCGGCAGACCGCGTCCGACGTCTGGCGCTCGTTGCTCGTCGTCGGTCTCGGGGCGACCCTGCGCGCTGCTGTCGTTGCCGCGCCGCTCGCGCTCGCGCTCGGGCTCCTGCTCGCCGTCTGGCGCAGCGCACGTACGCGGTGGCTGCGGTTCCCGGCGGTCGTCACCATCGAGCTGTTCCGCGGCCTGCCCGTGCTGCTCATGATGTTCTTCGGGCTGCTCGGCTTCGGCTGGAGCGCCTTCGCCGCTGTCGTCTTCGGGCTGACCGCCTACAACATGGCCATCATCGCCGAGATCCTCCGGGCCGGTCTCGCGGCTCTGCCCGCGGGCCAGACCGAGGCGGCGTACGCCGTCGGCCTCACGCGCTTCCAGACGCTCTTCTCGATCCTGCTGCCACAAGCCGTGCGCACGATGCTGCCCAGCCTCATCGCCCAGCTCGTCGTCCTGCTCAAGGACTCCTCGCTCGGCTTCATCGTCGGCTACCCCGAGCTGCTGAAGGCCGTGCAGAACAACGCGCAGTACTTCGGCAACGCGTACTACGTCGCCCTGTTCGTCGTCGGTGCCGGCACCTACCTCGCTGTCAACATCTCGTTGTCACGGGTGGCGCTGCGCCTGCAGGGAACAACGGGTCGCACCTCCGCGCCGCCACCTCAGGTCCCGGGTGGGCCGCTGCTCCCCGCCGCGGCGACGCGAGCGCTGCCCGGCCACCCGTAGGTCTCAGCCGGCAGTCGCGCTGGCCCGCAGCTCGCGGACGACCGTCACCTTGATCTCACCGGGGTAGGTCAGGTCGGCCTCGATGTGCTTCGCGATCGCGACGGCCAGCTGCGGGAGGGCGAAGTCGTCCACCTCGGTCGGCTCGACCACGACCCGGACCTCGCGCCCCGCTGACATCGCGAGTGCGCGACGAACCCCCGGATGGGCTGCCACGAGCTGTTCGAGCTTGTCCATGCGCTCGACGTACTGGTCGAGCTCCTCGCGCCGGGCCCCTGGGCGCGCGGCCGACGCTGCGTCAGCCGCCTGCACCAGGACCGCCTCGACGGTGTCCGGCGGTACCTCGTCGTGATGAGAAGCGATCGCGTTCACGACGACCGCTGACTCGCCGAACCGCCGTGCGAGCTCACCACCGACCAGGGCGTGCGTCCCCGGCACGTCGGCGCTCATCGCCTTGCCGATGTCATGGAGGAAGGCCCCGCGACGCGCGACGTCGATGTCGGCTCCGACCTCCGCTGCCATGGCGGCCGCAAGCAGTGCGCTCTCGACCAGGTGCTCGAGGACGTTCTGACCGTAGGACGTCCGCAGGCGCAGTCGACCGATGGTGCGGACGAGCTCGGGGTGCAGGTTGGTGACGCCTGCACGTTCCGCCGCGTCGTGCCCCGCAGCGTCGGTGCGGTCGTCTGCCCCGGCGACCGCGTCGGCGTACGCCGCCTCGATCCGCTGCGGATGGATGCGACCGTCGGCCATGAGCGCCTCGAGTGCCGACTGCGCGATCTCACGACGCTCGGGGTCGAAGCACGAGAGGACCACTGCGTCGGGGGTGTCGTCGATGAGGACGTTCACACCGGTGAGGGCCTCGAACAGCCGGATGTTGCGCCCCTCCTTGCCGATGATCCGCCCCTTCATCTCGTCCGACGGCAGCGGCAGGATCGTCACGGCGGACTGCGAGCTCGTCGCGACGACCGTGCGCTGCACAGCGGTGACGACGATCCGCTTGGCACGCGCGTCGGCTGTCCGACGCGCCTGCACCTCGGCACGCCGCACCTGGGCTGCCCCCGCGTTGACCGCATCGGCCACCAGGCCGGCGATGAGCTGCGTCCGTGCCTCGTCGGCCGTCAGGCCCGCGAGGGCCTCGAGCCGGCCGCGGGCCTCGCGGTCGGCGGACGCGAGCCGCTCCGCTGCCTCCCGTTCGGCGTCGGCCGCACGACGGGCGACTGAGCGGTCGGTCTCGGCGACCGCGTCCTCCCGCGCACGCACCGCACGTTCGCGGTCGGTCAGGACGTGCTGCTCGGCGGAGAGCTCATCCTCACGCGCAGCGGCCCGTGCCTCGCGCCGCTGCGCGTCGGTGAGGAGCGAGCGTGCCTCGTCCTTGATTGACGCCACGTCGTCGGCAGCCCGCGCACGCTGCGCGTCGGCCTCGCGGCGGGCCACGAGCACCAGGAGCAGCGCGACCAGGCACGCCACGAGCAGGCCCACGATCGTTGCGATGTCGCCGACAGTCACATGCACCTCCCGCGCCAGGCTGTGAAGTGTTCGCGCGAAGCTGCGCCCCCGGTCACGTGCCGTGCCCATTCTGGCGCACCTGCGGTGGTTCGTCCGCCAGGGCGCGCACGTCGAGCTCGCCCGACGGCCGCGTCCTGGTCGTGCACCTCACAGGGAGTCGAGGCCGCTATCGAGGTCGTCCGCCTCGACGCCCTCGGCGGCCAGCTCCTCGCGCACCAGGCGGCTGATGAGCGTGCCGCCGTAGCCACGGCGGCCCAGTGCGGCGAAGATCCGCCGCGTCCGCGTCTGCGCGTCGAGCCCCCGTGTCGCCACGAGCCTGCGGCGCACGAGCGCCCGCGCCGCGCGCTCCTCGTCCTCGTCGTCGACCTCGCCCAGCGCCTCGCCTGCCACCTCGTCGTCGACACCGCGCCTGCGCAGCTCGGCGCCGATCGCGCGTCGGGCCAGACCTCGCTCACCCTGGCGGGTGCGCACGAGCATCCGGGCGTACTCGGCATCGTCCAGCAGCCCGACCTCGGTGAACCGGTCCAGCACGGCGTCCGACACCTCGGAGGGCACGTCCTTGCGCGCCATCGCCGCGGCGAGCTCAGCGCGGCTGCGCGGGGCGCCGGCCAGCATCCGCAGACCGATGGCGCGCGCGATCGACTCGTGATCGGGCTCGCGATCGGTCTCAGCCGAGGGACCAGGTGGCGGCTCCTGCCCGAAGCCGCCACCCGACCTTCCCCCCGCGCGCTTGGCCGGCGAGCTCCCGGTGCGCGACCGCGACTGCCCACCCGGGCGCCCGAAGGTCACGTCGCCGCCGCCACAGCGACCGCGGTGGCGACCACCACGTCGATCACCATGACGCGGCTCGCCCTCGTGCCGTCACCTGGTCGCCGGCTCAGAACTCGACCTTCGCTGCGTCCTCGGCAGGAGCGTCGACCACGGCTCCCACACCGAGCTTCTCCTTGACCCGCTTCTCGATCTCGTTGGCCAGATCCGGGTTGTCGCGCAGGAACCCGCGCGAGTTCTCCTTGCCCTGGCCCAGCTGGTCGCCCTCGTAGGTGAACCAGGAGCCCGACTTGCGGACGATCCCGTGCTCCACGCCCATGTCGATCAGGCTGCCCTCGCGGGAGATGCCGACGCCGTAGAGGATGTCGAACTCGGCCTGCTTGAAGGGCGGGGCCATCTTGTTCTTGACGACCTTCACGCGCGTGCGGTTGCCGACGGCCTCGGTGCCCTCCTTGAGGGTCTCGATGCGCCGGATGTCCAGACGGATCGACGCGTAGAACTTCAGCGCCTTGCCACCCGTCGTCGTCTCCGGGGAACCGAAGAACACACCGATCTTCTCGCGCAGCTGGTTGATGAAGATCGCTGTGGTGCCTGACGAGTTGAGCGCGCCGGTGATCTTGCGCAGCGCCTGCGACATCAGACGGGCCTGCAGACCGACGTGGCTGTCCCCCATCTCGCCCTCGATCTCGGCCTTGGGGACGAGCGCCGCGACGGAGTCGATGACGACGATGTCGATCGCGTTGGACCGGATCAGCATGTCCATGATCTCGAGCGCCTGCTCGCCGGTGTCGGGCTGCGACACGAGCAGGTTGTCGGTGTCGACGCCCAGCTTCTTCGCGTACTCCGGGTCCAGCGCGTGCTCCGCGTCGATGAACGCCGCGATGCCACCGGCACGCTGCGCGTTCGCGACGGCGTGCAGCGCGAGGGTCGTCTTGCCCGAGGACTCCGGGCCGTAGATCTCCACGACCCGGCCGCGCGGGAGCCCGCCGATGCCGAGCGCGATGTCGAGGGCGAGCGAGCCGGTCGGGATCACCGCGACAGGGGAACGACCCTCGTCGCCGAGTCGCATGATCGATCCCTTGCCGAACTGACGGTCGATCTGGCCGAGCGCGGCCTCGAGGGCCTTCGTACGGTCCTGCGGAGCTGCCATGTCACACCTCGTCGTCTCAGGCAGCGGATCGCTGCACGTTCTGGGGCTGGTCTCTGGTTTCGGGTGACGCTATGCCTGACCACCGACATCCGTCTGTGCTCTGTCCACAGGGCTCTGCCGCAGGGCGCTGCCCGTGGGCATGCGCTGATCCGACAGGTGCCTCGGACGTCCGCACCGAGGGCCACATTACCCGAACACGTGTTCGATCGCTGCGACACGCCGAACACCGCCCCCGTACGGTGCGGTCATCCGGCCGAGCCGCGCGCGACCACCTCGACGGCCTCGCCCGGCTCGAGCACCAGGGCCCGGCAGTCGGGGGCGAACCGCTCGAGCGCGACCTCGAACGCCGCTCCCGCCCGGTCCATCCACCCGGGCGGCAGGCGCCGCGACGCGGGGGCGTGGAGCGTCCCCCAGTGCACCGGGACCGCGGCCAGAGCGCCGGAGACGGCGCACGCGTGTGCCGCCTGCACGGGATCCATGTGCCCTCCCGACAGCCGCGGGCCCCAGCCACCCACAGGCACGAGGGCGAGATCGATCGGTCCGTCCGCGAGCTCGTGCAGGTGCGCCATCGCGGGGAACGGTGCCGTGTCTCCTGCGAACCAGATCCGCAGCCCTGGCGCCGCGACGACGAAGCCGTTGGCGGCGTTGGGACGCCGCCGCATCGGGCGGTCGCCGTGCACGGCGTGCGTCAGCCGCACCCGGACGTCGGAGCCCGGCACGGTCCACCACGCGTCTGCGTGCAGACCGACCGCGGCCTCGAACCCGCGCGTGTGCAGCCACCGGACGTTCGCCGGTGCCGACAGGACCGGGATGTGGTCGAGGAGCTCGAGCGAGCCGATCTCGGCGTGGTCGTAGTGCAGGTGCGAGATCAGCACCGCAGCTGCGCCCTGCCACGCCGCGACGTCGGGCGCGCCGCCGCGCCGCCGCAGCAGGCCGGCGTGGCGCTGCAGCAGAGGGTCCGTCAGCAGGCGGACGCCGCCGAGGTCGAGGACGACGCTCGCATGACCGAGCCACCGCACCGCGACGGAGCTCCGACGCGGGGTACTCATGGCCGCAGCCCCAGGGCGGCCGACCAGCGCAGGAGCTGGACGTGGAGCTGCTCCGCCCCGACGAGCATCGCGGTGCCGTCGACGTCGCCGAGCAGGTCGGCGTCGACCACGAGCCCGCTGGGGTGCAGCAGCAGGGCGCGGTTCTGGTCGCCGCCGAGCCCGCCGTGCGAGCCGACCTGTCCCTCGAACGCATGCACGTGACCTCCAGGTGTGATGGCAGAGATGACGAGCAGGTCGCCGGTGTGCTCGAGCCGGCCCGCCCGGGCGAGGTCGGCTCGCGCCTGCGAGCCCCATCCCGCGAGCGGATCCTCGCCCTCCGGTGCGACGTCGAGCTCGAGCAGCACGAGACCGCGCGCGCCGACGGCGACCAGTCCGCGCGACGCCGTGTCCACGACGACTGCTCCGACCCCGGGCCGCGCGGCCAGTCCCGCGACCAGTCCGGGCCACCGCTCCTGGAGGTCCTCGAGCGCGAGCCGGGCGGGGGCGGACGGGAACCACACGAGTCCGAGGTTGCCGGACGCGGTGACGACCACATCAGGAATGCCGACCCGCTCAGGTCGTCCGGCGCGCGACGGGGCGTCCGGACCGAGCAGCACGGTTCCACGCGGCCGTGAGATCGAGAAGGCGGAGGTCAGGAGCGAGTTGAGGGGCCCCCACTCCTCGCCCGCCACGGCCTGCACCCCGTCGACGTCCGGATCGGCCATGAGGGAGCGCACCACCTCGAGCAGGCTGCGGCCCTCGACCTGCTCGAACGTCGCGCCGAGCGACTGCCCGTGGTCCGACAGGACGACCACCTGATAGTCGCGCGCAGCGACCGGCAGGACCTCCTCGAGGACATGCAGCACGCCGTCGAGCCCCTCGAGGGCCCGCAGCGCCTCGGGACGGGTCGGGCCGGCGTGGTGCGCGATCTCGTCGTAGTCGACGAGATCGACGAAGATCATCGGGGTGCCGCGTACGAGGTGCTCGGCAACGAGCGAGGTCGTGAGGTCGCGCATCAGGGCGTTGGTCATGCCGCGCAGCACGACGAACCAGCCGCCGCGCGACACCCGGGGCTCGACCCCCCGCACCCGCTGCAGACGCGCCTGGTAGAGCTCCTTGGCCATCTCCGCGACGCTGCGCGCGACGGCGCGGGTGAAGACGAACGGGCTCGCGAAGAACCGCAGGTAGGCGGGACCGGGGCCGAAGCCGCCGCGCGAACCGTCGGGCGCCCGCACGCTCCGGCTCATGACGAGCAGGTTCGTTGCCGCACCGCCGCTGAACATGGTCGAGATGGCCGCACCGTCCGGCGCGAGCAGACCGTGCTCGGTGGGCAGCGTCGACTCCACGAAGGCTGCGTCGGTCGGGTGGTTCGTCACGACGAGGCGGCCGAGGTCGCGGTCCCACCAGCGGAACGCCGGGATCCCGCTCGAGTCGCCGTGCAGCAGGGCCGCCTGGCTCGACGGCGTCGTCGCGGGGACGCGCGACCACCACGGGTCCAGACGGTGGCTGCCCGACGCCAGCCAGCGCGCGACGGTGGGCGCGAGGCCGGCCTCCACGGCCATGGCGAGGACGGGAGCCGCCACCCCGTCGAGCTGGACGACGAGCAGTCCCGGTGGGCGCCCACCCTCGGCACGCGTCCCCGATGACGCCGCTGCACCCGGCACGGCTGACGCGCCTTCCGGCACGAGCCCCGCACGCCGCGCCCGGGACCGCGCGCGGCGGATCACGTCGCCCAGCACGTACTCCGTGTCGTTGACCCCCCAGAGCCACCGGCCGACCGCCATGACGACCGACGCGATGAGCAGGACGGCGAGGACCGAGACGCCGGAGTCGACGACGATCCCCGGCACGTGCGTCAGCGCGACCCACGCCACGAGGACCTGCGCCGCCAGGCCCGCGACGAGGGCGCCCATGGCACCGGCGGCGCGGGCGAACAGCCGCAGGGGCGCGCGCAGCACGAGGTCCCCGACGGCGACCACCAGGGCGGCGGCCAGGATCGCCGGCGGGTGGCTCGCGCGCGCCCCGTCGACGATCGCGATCCCCGCCCCGAGCCCGAGCGCCGTGGTCGCGAGCGAACCCGCGGCGTCCCACGCGTCGGCGAGGGTCGGCCGCCCGGCGCGCGCCCGACGGACGGTCGGGGCCAGGCTCGCGGGCACGCCTCCAGCCTGCCACGGGTCTATCGGCGGGGTGGTGCCTGCCGGTGGCTCGCGCCGAAACGTCGCGTGTCCGAGACGTCCATCGCATCGCACAGCGCGTGCCAGACGGTGCGCGGCTCCTCACCGTCCTCGAGCGCGGCCGCCGCCGTCCGGCCGTCGAGCGCGGTCAGGACGAGGTCGTTCGTCAGGGCGCGTCCGTGCACCCGGCCGAAGACCTCGTCGACCAGCTGCCAGAACTCGCGTAAGCGCACCCGCACAGCCTGCCATCCGTCGACGACGCGCTCAGCCATCGGCGCCGACCGCGAGCGGCGCGGTGTGGGTGCGGACGGCAACAATGGTCCGGTGGACGACGACGCGGAGGTGCTCGCGCGCTTCTCGGCGCCTACCCGGGACTGGTTCACGGGCGCCTTCGCCGGGCCGACGTCCGCACAGGCGGGCGCCTGGTCCGCGATCGCGTCAGGTGAGCATGCGCTGGTCGTCGCCCCGACCGGCTCGGGCAAGACCCTCGCGGCCTTCCTGTGGGCCATCGACAGCCTCCTGGCGCCCGGACGCGACGGCACGCCGGTCGCGTCCGTCCCCGCGATCGAGCGCTGCAGGGTGCTGTACGTCTCACCGCTCAAGGCCCTGGCGGCCGACGTGGAACGGAACCTGCGCTCTCCGCTCGTCGGGATCCGGCAGGCGGCGACGCGCGCCGGGCTCGAGCTCCCGGACGTGCAGGTGGGCGTGCGCACCGGCGACACCCCCCCGGCCGAGCGTCGAGCGTTTGCGACCCGCCCGCCCGACATCCTCATCACGACCCCCGAGTCGCTCTTCCTGATCCTGACGTCCGCGGCCCGCGCCGGCCTGGCGGGGGTCCGGACGGTCATCCTCGACGAGATCCACGCGGTCGCCGGCACGAAGCGCGGCGCGCACCTGGCCGTCTCGCTCGAACGGCTCGACGCGTTGCTCGACCACCCGGGTGGACCGGGTCCGGCGCAGCGGGTCGGCCTGTCCGCGACCGTCCGACCGGTCGACGCGGTCGCGCGATTCCTCGGTGGCGCACGGTCGACGGTCGACGGCGGGCGGCGTGTCGTCGTCGTGCAGCCCCCGTCGACCAAGCGGATCGAGGTGTCCGTCGTCGTCCCCGTGCCAGATCTCTCCGACCTCGGTGCCACCCCCGGGGTGCGCGGCGGTGGCCCGACCGGCGTCCCCCCGCTCCCACCGGGCGAGGTCGACCTCACCGGTCCGGCAGCGGGCCCCGTCGCACGCCCGTCGATCTGGCCGCACGTCGAGGAGCGCGTCGTCGACCTCGTCGCGGACCACCGCACGACGCTCGTCTTCACGAACTCGCGCCGCGGCGCCGAGCGGCTGACCGCACGGATGAACGAGGTGTGGGCCGAGCGCCGCGGGGAGCTCGTCCCCGACCCCGGCACGCTGCGCCCCGCGCAGTCGCCCGGCGAGTCCGGCACGTCGGTGGGCATCGACACGCGCGACGCGTCGACGATCCTCGCGCGCGCCCACCACGGGTCGATGAGCCGGGCGGAACGCACCCGCACCGAGACCGAGCTCAAGGCGGGGCGACTTCCCGCCGTCGTCGCGACGAGCTCGCTCGAGCTGGGCATCGACATGGGGGCGATCGACCTCGTCGTGCAGGTCGGTACGCCACCGTCGGTCGCGAGCGGTCTTCAGCGCGTCGGCCGCGCTGGTCACCAGGTCGGTGCGGTCTCCCGCGGCATCGTGTTCCCGACGTTCCGCGGCGAGCTCGTCCCCGCCGCCGTCACCGCGGCCCGCATGCGCAGCGGCGAGCTCGAGGAGCTGTCGGTCCTGTCGAACCCGCTCGACGTCCTCGCGCAGCAGGTCGTCGCGATGGTCGCCGTCGAGGACTGGTCGGTCGCCGAGCTCGCGACCCTCGTGCGCCGGTCCGCACCGTTCGCGACGGTCGGCGACGCGACCCTGCGCGCCGTGCTCGACATGCTCGCCGGTCGCTACCCGAGCGAGGAGTTCGCCGAGCTGCGGCCGCGCATCGTCTGGGAGCGCACGCTCGACGTGCTCTCGGCGCGGCCGGGCGCCCTGCGACTCGCGGTCACGAGCGGCGGCACGATCCCCGACCGCGGACTGTACGGCGTGTTCCTGGCCGGCGCGTCGGCCGCGAGCGACGTCGCCGCCGACGACGAGCGCGTCGCGGGGCGCCCGCGCGGCGGCAAGCGCGTGGGCGAGCTCGACGAGGAGATGGTCTACGAGTCGCGCGTCGGTGACACGTTCACGCTGGGGTCGAGCACGTGGCGCATCGAGGAGATCACGTCCGACCGCGTCGTGGTGACACCGGCACCGGGGCTCCCGGGCCGGTTGCCGTTCTGGAAGGGCGACTCCCCGGGCCGTCCCGCCGAGCTGGGCCGGGCGATGGGCGCCTGGGTCCGTGAGCTGCTGGCGCTGCCCGACGACGAGGCCCGCGCGACCGTCGAGCGCGCAGGGCTCGATGCGTGGGCGGCCGACAACCTGCTCGCCTACGTCCACGAGCAGCGCACCGCGACCGGCGAGGTGCCGACCGACGCCACGCTCGTCGTCGAGCGCTTCCGTGACGAGATCGGCGACTGGCGCATCGTCGTCCACTCGCCCTACGGCGCCCGCGTCCACGGTCCGTGGGCACTCGTCGTGGCCGCACGCCTGCGCGAACGGTTCGGGGTCGACGTCGCGGCCATGCACGCCGACGACGGCATCGTGCTGCGCCTCCCGGACCTGATGGCCACGGACGCCGCGGCAGGCGGTGACGCCGGAGCCCGATGGTCCGACGACGGGCCGGCCATCGAGGCCGCGGACCTGCTCATCGACGCGGACGACGTGGCTGACGCGGTCCGCGCCGAGCTCGGTGGCTCGGCGATGTTCGGGGCCCGCTTCCGGGAGGCGGCGGCCCGCGCGCTGCTGCTGCCGCGCCGCCGCCCGGACAAGCGACAGCCGCTGTGGCAGCAGCGCCAGAGGTCGGCACAGCTCCTGAGCGTCGCCGCGCAGTACCACGACTTCCCGATCCTTCTCGAGGCCGTCCGCGAGTGCCTCCAGGACGACTTCGACATCGCCGCACTGACCACCCTGATGCGTGACGTCGCCGCCCGCCGCGTGCGCGTCGTCGAGGTCACCACACCCACACCCTCGCCGTACGCGCAGTCGCTCCTGTTCGGGTACACCGCCCAGTTCCTGTACGACGGCGACGCCCCGCTCGCCGAGCGTCGCGCCGCCGCGCTCACTCTCGACCCGACGCTCCTCGCCGAGCTGCTCGGCAGCGGGCAGTCCCAGCTCGCCGACCTGCTCGACCCCGTCGCTGTCGTGCGGACCGAGGCGGAGATCGGCGGGTTCGCCCCGGACCGGCAGGCGCGCTCGCTCGAGCAGGTCGCGGACGTCGTGCGACGTCACGGTCCCCTGCCCGTCGCCGAGATCGAGCGCCGAACCCGCGAGGACGTGCGCCCACAGGTGGCGGGATGGCTCAGCGAGCTCGAGGACGCTCGACGCCTCATCCCCGTCCGCCTCGCCGGCGTCCAGGCGGCGTCGACGGAGCAGTGGGCGGCCGTCGAGGACGCCGGACGCCTCCGGGACGCCCTCGGCGTCGCACTCCCCGTGGGCGTCCCCGAGGTCTTCACCGACGTGCTGCCCGATCCGCTCGGGGACCTCGTGCGCCGGCACGCCCGCACGCACGGACCGTTCCCCGCGGCAGACGTCGCTGTGCGCTTCGGACTGGGGGTCGCGGTCGTGACCGACGTGCTGCGCCGCCTCGAGCAGTCCGGCGCCCTCGTCCAGGGACGGCTGCGGCCCGACGTGCTGGGCGGGGTCGGCGACGAGTTCTGCGACGCCGACGTCCTGCGGACGCTGCGCCGACGGTCGCTGGCAGCGCTCCGCTCCGAGGTCGAGCCGGTCGACCCCCGCGTGCTCGGGGTCTTCCTGCCGCGCTGGCAAGGCATCGATCCCGCACCGGTCACGGCAGGGGCCTCCCACAGGTCCGGCATGCTCCACGGCCTGGACGGCCTGGCTCGCGCGGTCGAGCAGCTCGCTGGTGCCGTCGTGCCCGCCTCCGCACTCGAGACCCTCGTCCTGCCCGCGCGGGTCGCGGACTACTCCCCCGCGCTGCTCGACGAGCTCACCGCGGCGGGCGAGGTGCTGTGGGCGGGCCACGGCGCGCTGGCGGGCAACGACGGGCTCGTGAGCCTCCACCCGGCCGCGGTCGCCGACCTGACCCTTCCGGCCGTCGACCCGGTCGAGCCGGGAGGCCCAGCGGACTCTCCCCTGCACCGCGCGGTCCTCGACGCGCTCGACGCTGGCGGCGCCTACTTCCTCGGCGGTCTCGTGGGACGCGTCGGGCAGCTCCTGGCCGGTCCCGACGACGACCCGGCCGAACCCCACCGGACCGCGACGCAGGCCGAGGTGACGGCCGCTCTGTGGGACCTGGTGTGGGCCGGTCTCGTGACGAACGACGGACTGGCGCCGCTGCGCGCCCGACTCGGTGCCGGACGGACGGCGCACCGGACACCTCCGGCACCCGGGCGCAGCCACTCGCTCGCGCGCGGCTCCCGCCTCGGTCTGCGCGGCGGCCTCGCGCGTCCGGACCGGCTGATGTCCACCGCCGTCGGCCAGGAGTCGGGCGGGCGCTGGTCGCTGCTGCCTGCGCGCGAACCGGACCCGACGCTGCGCGCGCACGCCCTCGCGGCCCAGCTCCTCGACCGCCACGGCGTGCTGACGCGGGCCGTGGCGCCGGCGGAGGGCATCGCGGGCCAGTTCGGTCCCGTCTACCGGGTCCTGGCGGCCCTCGAGCAGGCGGGCCAGGTGCGCCGCGGCTACTTCGTCGAGCATCTGGGCGGTTCCCAGTTCGCCCTTCCGGGGGCCGTCGACCGCCTGCGTGCGGACGCCCGCAGCGTCGAACGCGCAGTGGCGCGGTCCACCGACCCGGGAGGAGGCCCCCGGGGGGACGGGGCCATCGAGCCGTCCTTCGTCATCGCCCTCGCGGCGACGGACCCCGCCAACCCCTACGGCGCCGCCCTCGCGTGGCCGGCGCCGAGCAGCGCACCCGCCGCGGAGGCGTCGGCCGGTCA
This Cellulomonas sp. WB94 DNA region includes the following protein-coding sequences:
- a CDS encoding alkaline phosphatase family protein; its protein translation is MPASLAPTVRRARAGRPTLADAWDAAGSLATTALGLGAGIAIVDGARASHPPAILAAALVVAVGDLVLRAPLRLFARAAGAMGALVAGLAAQVLVAWVALTHVPGIVVDSGVSVLAVLLIASVVMAVGRWLWGVNDTEYVLGDVIRRARSRARRAGLVPEGASAVPGAAASSGTRAEGGRPPGLLVVQLDGVAAPVLAMAVEAGLAPTVARWLASGSHRLDPWWSRVPATTPSSQAALLHGDSSGIPAFRWWDRDLGRLVVTNHPTDAAFVESTLPTEHGLLAPDGAAISTMFSGGAATNLLVMSRSVRAPDGSRGGFGPGPAYLRFFASPFVFTRAVARSVAEMAKELYQARLQRVRGVEPRVSRGGWFVVLRGMTNALMRDLTTSLVAEHLVRGTPMIFVDLVDYDEIAHHAGPTRPEALRALEGLDGVLHVLEEVLPVAARDYQVVVLSDHGQSLGATFEQVEGRSLLEVVRSLMADPDVDGVQAVAGEEWGPLNSLLTSAFSISRPRGTVLLGPDAPSRAGRPERVGIPDVVVTASGNLGLVWFPSAPARLALEDLQERWPGLVAGLAARPGVGAVVVDTASRGLVAVGARGLVLLELDVAPEGEDPLAGWGSQARADLARAGRLEHTGDLLVISAITPGGHVHAFEGQVGSHGGLGGDQNRALLLHPSGLVVDADLLGDVDGTAMLVGAEQLHVQLLRWSAALGLRP
- a CDS encoding ATP-dependent helicase; the protein is MDDDAEVLARFSAPTRDWFTGAFAGPTSAQAGAWSAIASGEHALVVAPTGSGKTLAAFLWAIDSLLAPGRDGTPVASVPAIERCRVLYVSPLKALAADVERNLRSPLVGIRQAATRAGLELPDVQVGVRTGDTPPAERRAFATRPPDILITTPESLFLILTSAARAGLAGVRTVILDEIHAVAGTKRGAHLAVSLERLDALLDHPGGPGPAQRVGLSATVRPVDAVARFLGGARSTVDGGRRVVVVQPPSTKRIEVSVVVPVPDLSDLGATPGVRGGGPTGVPPLPPGEVDLTGPAAGPVARPSIWPHVEERVVDLVADHRTTLVFTNSRRGAERLTARMNEVWAERRGELVPDPGTLRPAQSPGESGTSVGIDTRDASTILARAHHGSMSRAERTRTETELKAGRLPAVVATSSLELGIDMGAIDLVVQVGTPPSVASGLQRVGRAGHQVGAVSRGIVFPTFRGELVPAAVTAARMRSGELEELSVLSNPLDVLAQQVVAMVAVEDWSVAELATLVRRSAPFATVGDATLRAVLDMLAGRYPSEEFAELRPRIVWERTLDVLSARPGALRLAVTSGGTIPDRGLYGVFLAGASAASDVAADDERVAGRPRGGKRVGELDEEMVYESRVGDTFTLGSSTWRIEEITSDRVVVTPAPGLPGRLPFWKGDSPGRPAELGRAMGAWVRELLALPDDEARATVERAGLDAWAADNLLAYVHEQRTATGEVPTDATLVVERFRDEIGDWRIVVHSPYGARVHGPWALVVAARLRERFGVDVAAMHADDGIVLRLPDLMATDAAAGGDAGARWSDDGPAIEAADLLIDADDVADAVRAELGGSAMFGARFREAAARALLLPRRRPDKRQPLWQQRQRSAQLLSVAAQYHDFPILLEAVRECLQDDFDIAALTTLMRDVAARRVRVVEVTTPTPSPYAQSLLFGYTAQFLYDGDAPLAERRAAALTLDPTLLAELLGSGQSQLADLLDPVAVVRTEAEIGGFAPDRQARSLEQVADVVRRHGPLPVAEIERRTREDVRPQVAGWLSELEDARRLIPVRLAGVQAASTEQWAAVEDAGRLRDALGVALPVGVPEVFTDVLPDPLGDLVRRHARTHGPFPAADVAVRFGLGVAVVTDVLRRLEQSGALVQGRLRPDVLGGVGDEFCDADVLRTLRRRSLAALRSEVEPVDPRVLGVFLPRWQGIDPAPVTAGASHRSGMLHGLDGLARAVEQLAGAVVPASALETLVLPARVADYSPALLDELTAAGEVLWAGHGALAGNDGLVSLHPAAVADLTLPAVDPVEPGGPADSPLHRAVLDALDAGGAYFLGGLVGRVGQLLAGPDDDPAEPHRTATQAEVTAALWDLVWAGLVTNDGLAPLRARLGAGRTAHRTPPAPGRSHSLARGSRLGLRGGLARPDRLMSTAVGQESGGRWSLLPAREPDPTLRAHALAAQLLDRHGVLTRAVAPAEGIAGQFGPVYRVLAALEQAGQVRRGYFVEHLGGSQFALPGAVDRLRADARSVERAVARSTDPGGGPRGDGAIEPSFVIALAATDPANPYGAALAWPAPSSAPAAEASAGHHRPGRKAGAVVVLVDGALVLYVERGGRTVLTFTADDALLAPAAARLAEMIRAGRLGRMTLARADGAELLAGDALRGPLGRALAGAGFAPTPRGLRLRGQQ
- a CDS encoding DUF3046 domain-containing protein, with protein sequence MAERVVDGWQAVRVRLREFWQLVDEVFGRVHGRALTNDLVLTALDGRTAAAALEDGEEPRTVWHALCDAMDVSDTRRFGASHRQAPPRR